Proteins from a genomic interval of Pantoea deleyi:
- the spoT gene encoding bifunctional GTP diphosphokinase/guanosine-3',5'-bis pyrophosphate 3'-pyrophosphohydrolase codes for MYLFESLNQLIEKYLPEEQIKRLQQAYLVARDAHEGQTRSSGEPYITHPVAVACILAEMKLDHETLMAALLHDVIEDTPATYQDMEQLFGKSVAELVEGVSKLDKLKFRDKKEAQAENFRKMIMAMVQDIRVILIKLADRTHNMRTLGSLRPDKRRRIALETLEIYSPLAHRLGIHHLKTELEELGFEALYPNRYRVIKEVVKAARGNRKEMIQKILSEIDGRLQEAGIPCRVSGREKHLYSIYRKMTLKEQRFHSIMDIYAFRVIVKDLDTCYRVLGQMHSLYKPRPGRVKDYIAIPKANGYQSLHTSMIGPHGVPVEVQIRTEDMDQMAEMGVAAHWAYKQAGESGTTAQIRAQRWLQSLLELQQSAGSSFEFIESVKSDLFPDEIYVFTPEGRIVELPTGATPVDFAYAVHTDIGHACVGARVDRQPYPLSQPLTSGQTIEIITAPGARPNAAWLNFVVSSKARAKIRQLLKNLKREDSVNLGRRLLSHALGGSRKLAEIPAENIRQELDRMKLTSLDDLLAEIGLGNAMSVVVAKNLLQADSKAISSSSKRGKLPIKGADGVLITFAKCCRPIPGDPIVAHVSPGKGLVVHHESCRNIRGYQKEPEKFMPVEWDKVTEQEFVAEIKVDMFNHQGALANLTAAINTAGSNIQSLNTEERDGRVYSAFIRLTARDRVHLANIMRKIRVMPDVIKVHRNRN; via the coding sequence TTGTATCTGTTTGAAAGTCTCAATCAGCTGATTGAAAAATACTTGCCAGAGGAGCAGATCAAGCGCCTCCAGCAAGCCTACCTTGTCGCACGTGATGCCCACGAGGGACAGACACGCTCCAGCGGTGAGCCCTATATCACCCATCCGGTTGCCGTGGCCTGTATTCTGGCGGAAATGAAGCTCGACCATGAGACCCTCATGGCCGCGCTGCTGCATGACGTGATCGAAGACACACCCGCCACGTATCAGGACATGGAACAGCTGTTCGGTAAAAGTGTGGCGGAGCTGGTCGAAGGCGTTTCCAAGCTGGATAAGCTGAAATTCCGCGACAAGAAAGAGGCGCAGGCAGAGAACTTCCGCAAGATGATTATGGCGATGGTGCAGGATATCCGCGTCATTCTCATCAAGCTGGCTGACCGCACGCACAACATGCGCACCCTGGGTTCGTTACGCCCGGACAAACGTCGCCGCATCGCGCTGGAAACGTTAGAGATTTACAGTCCGCTGGCGCATCGCCTGGGTATTCACCATCTTAAAACAGAGCTGGAAGAGCTCGGTTTCGAAGCCCTTTATCCCAATCGTTATCGGGTGATCAAAGAGGTGGTGAAAGCCGCACGCGGTAACCGTAAAGAGATGATCCAGAAGATTCTTTCTGAGATCGATGGCCGCTTGCAGGAAGCGGGCATCCCCTGCCGCGTCAGCGGCCGTGAGAAGCATCTTTACTCGATCTATCGCAAAATGACGCTGAAAGAGCAGCGTTTTCACTCGATCATGGATATCTATGCTTTTCGCGTTATCGTGAAAGACCTGGATACCTGCTATCGCGTTCTGGGCCAGATGCACAGCCTCTACAAGCCGCGTCCGGGCCGCGTTAAAGATTACATCGCCATCCCCAAAGCCAACGGCTATCAATCGCTCCATACCTCCATGATCGGCCCGCACGGCGTGCCGGTGGAAGTGCAGATCCGCACCGAGGATATGGATCAGATGGCGGAAATGGGGGTTGCCGCGCACTGGGCATACAAACAGGCGGGCGAAAGTGGCACCACCGCACAGATTCGCGCTCAGCGCTGGCTGCAGAGCCTGCTGGAGCTGCAGCAGAGTGCGGGCAGTTCGTTTGAATTTATCGAAAGCGTGAAGTCCGATCTCTTCCCGGATGAGATCTACGTCTTTACGCCTGAAGGCCGCATCGTGGAGCTGCCCACCGGCGCCACGCCGGTGGACTTCGCCTATGCGGTGCACACCGATATCGGCCATGCCTGTGTCGGCGCTCGCGTTGACCGTCAGCCCTATCCGCTGTCGCAACCCCTGACCAGCGGTCAGACGATTGAGATTATCACCGCGCCAGGCGCCCGTCCTAACGCCGCCTGGCTTAACTTCGTCGTCAGCTCGAAAGCCCGCGCCAAGATTCGCCAGCTGCTGAAAAACCTCAAACGCGAAGACTCCGTGAATCTGGGTCGTCGCCTGCTCAGCCACGCGCTGGGCGGCAGCCGCAAACTGGCGGAGATCCCGGCTGAAAATATCCGGCAGGAGCTGGATCGCATGAAGCTGACCTCGCTTGACGACCTGCTGGCGGAAATCGGTCTGGGCAATGCGATGAGCGTGGTGGTGGCGAAGAACCTGTTACAGGCTGACAGCAAGGCGATCAGCAGTAGCAGCAAACGCGGTAAGCTGCCGATTAAAGGCGCAGATGGCGTACTGATTACCTTTGCCAAGTGCTGCCGGCCGATTCCCGGTGATCCGATTGTCGCCCATGTCAGCCCCGGTAAAGGGCTGGTGGTACACCATGAATCGTGCCGGAACATTCGCGGCTACCAGAAAGAGCCCGAAAAATTCATGCCGGTCGAGTGGGATAAGGTCACCGAGCAGGAGTTCGTGGCGGAAATCAAGGTCGACATGTTTAACCATCAGGGCGCGCTGGCTAACCTGACGGCCGCCATTAATACGGCCGGTTCCAATATTCAGAGCCTGAATACCGAAGAGCGTGATGGCCGCGTTTACAGCGCCTTTATCCGCCTGACCGCACGCGACCGCGTCCATCTGGCGAATATCATGCGTAAAATCCGCGTGATGCCGGATGTGATCAAAGTCCACCGTAACCGTAATTAG
- the trmH gene encoding tRNA (guanosine(18)-2'-O)-methyltransferase TrmH yields the protein MNDQRFARIQTMLALRQHDLTVCMEKVHKPHNVSAVIRTADAVGIHEVHAVWPSERMRTQASASAGSNSWVKVVTHPTIGDAVNQLRQQKMQVLATHLSADAVDFREIDYTLPTCILMGQEKTGITEEALALADRQIVIPMVGMVQSLNVSVACALILYEAQRQRQNAGLYLRDHSLLDDEEQQRLLFEGGFPVLARVAKQKGLPYPRINAQGEIDADPSWWATMQSTGKKR from the coding sequence ATGAACGATCAACGTTTTGCCCGGATACAGACGATGCTGGCCCTGCGCCAGCACGATCTCACGGTCTGTATGGAGAAGGTGCATAAGCCGCATAACGTTTCCGCTGTGATCCGCACCGCCGATGCCGTCGGCATCCATGAAGTGCATGCGGTCTGGCCGAGTGAGCGGATGCGCACCCAGGCTTCCGCATCGGCCGGCAGCAACAGCTGGGTTAAGGTCGTTACCCACCCCACTATCGGCGATGCCGTTAATCAGCTCCGCCAGCAGAAGATGCAGGTGTTGGCCACCCATCTCTCCGCTGATGCCGTGGATTTTCGCGAAATCGACTATACCCTGCCGACCTGCATCCTGATGGGACAGGAAAAAACCGGTATCACCGAGGAAGCGCTGGCGCTGGCCGACAGGCAGATCGTGATCCCGATGGTGGGCATGGTGCAGTCGCTGAACGTCTCAGTCGCCTGCGCGCTTATCCTCTATGAAGCTCAGCGGCAGCGGCAGAATGCAGGACTCTACCTGCGCGACCACAGCCTGCTGGATGACGAAGAGCAGCAGCGCCTGCTGTTTGAAGGCGGCTTCCCGGTGCTGGCAAGAGTCGCAAAACAGAAAGGCTTACCCTATCCGCGCATCAATGCGCAGGGCGAAATCGACGCCGATCCCAGCTGGTGGGCGACCATGCAGTCAACCGGTAAAAAAAGATGA
- the recG gene encoding ATP-dependent DNA helicase RecG — protein sequence MKGRLLDAIPLSTLTGVGASQAAKLARIGLHTIQDLLLHLPLRYEDRTQLYAIDDLLPGIWATVEGEVLHTDITFGRRRMMVCQISDGSGVLTMRFFNFNAGMKNALSPGRRVTAYGEIKRGQRGAEIIHPEYRIQGEQSNVTLEETLTPVYPTTEGIRQATLRNLTDQALTLLESCPIAELLPQELSSGLISLPDALRTLHRPPPDLRLSELESGRHPAQRRLILEELLAHNLSMLAVRAGAQRYYALPMPPRHTLSDRLLAALPFSPTRAQARVVTEIEKDLANDFPMMRLVQGDVGSGKTLVAALAALNVIAHGRQVALMAPTELLAEQHASNFRQWFAPLGIEVGWLAGKQKGKARQAQQEAIASGQVAMVVGTHALFQEQVRFSGLALVIIDEQHRFGVHQRLALWEKGEEQGFHPHQLIMTATPIPRTLAMTAYADLDTSTIDELPPGRTPVTTVAIPDSRRDEIVARVEHACREGRQAYWVCTLIEESDLLEAQAAEASWESLKTALPGLNIGLVHGRMKPAEKQAVMQAFKANELQLLVATTVIEVGVDVPNASLMIIENPERLGLAQLHQLRGRVGRGAVASHCVLLYKAPLSKTAQKRLQVLRDSNDGFVIAQFDLEIRGPGELLGTRQTGNAEFKVADLLRDQAMVPEVQRVARHIHQHYPEQASALIERWLPENTRYTNV from the coding sequence ATGAAAGGCCGTCTGCTGGATGCCATCCCGCTCAGTACCCTGACCGGCGTCGGTGCCAGCCAGGCAGCAAAACTGGCCAGAATTGGCCTGCACACCATTCAGGACCTTCTGCTTCACCTCCCGCTGCGTTACGAAGATCGTACCCAACTTTACGCGATTGACGATCTGCTGCCCGGCATCTGGGCCACCGTCGAGGGCGAAGTGCTGCACACCGACATCACGTTCGGTCGTCGCCGGATGATGGTCTGTCAGATCAGCGATGGCAGCGGTGTTCTGACGATGCGCTTCTTCAATTTCAACGCGGGCATGAAGAACGCTCTCTCGCCGGGCCGTCGCGTCACCGCCTATGGCGAAATTAAGCGCGGCCAGCGTGGCGCAGAGATTATCCACCCCGAATACCGTATTCAGGGCGAACAGAGCAATGTGACGCTGGAAGAGACCCTGACGCCGGTTTATCCCACCACCGAAGGCATTCGTCAGGCCACGCTGCGAAATCTCACCGACCAGGCGCTGACGCTGCTGGAGAGCTGCCCGATTGCCGAGCTACTGCCGCAGGAGCTGAGCAGCGGGCTGATCAGCCTGCCTGACGCGCTCCGCACGCTGCATCGTCCACCGCCCGATCTCCGGCTCAGCGAGCTGGAGAGTGGCCGTCATCCGGCACAGCGCCGGTTGATTCTGGAAGAGCTGCTGGCTCACAACCTCAGCATGCTGGCGGTGCGCGCCGGTGCGCAGCGTTACTACGCATTACCGATGCCGCCGCGCCACACTCTCAGCGATCGGCTGCTGGCCGCGCTGCCCTTCTCACCCACCCGCGCTCAGGCGCGCGTGGTGACGGAGATAGAGAAGGATCTGGCCAACGATTTTCCGATGATGCGGCTGGTGCAGGGCGACGTCGGCTCCGGCAAGACCCTGGTCGCCGCACTCGCGGCGCTGAATGTGATCGCGCACGGCAGGCAGGTCGCGCTGATGGCGCCGACCGAGCTGCTGGCTGAACAGCACGCCAGTAACTTCCGTCAGTGGTTTGCGCCCCTGGGTATTGAAGTCGGCTGGCTGGCCGGTAAACAGAAGGGCAAAGCCCGCCAGGCGCAGCAGGAGGCGATAGCCAGCGGTCAGGTGGCGATGGTGGTCGGCACCCATGCGCTGTTCCAGGAGCAGGTCCGGTTCAGCGGGCTGGCGCTGGTCATTATTGATGAGCAGCACCGGTTTGGCGTCCACCAGCGACTGGCGCTGTGGGAAAAGGGCGAAGAGCAGGGTTTTCATCCGCATCAGCTGATCATGACCGCCACGCCGATCCCGCGCACCCTGGCGATGACCGCCTATGCCGATCTGGATACCTCCACCATCGACGAACTGCCGCCGGGACGGACTCCGGTGACCACGGTGGCTATCCCCGACTCCCGCCGTGATGAGATCGTGGCGCGGGTTGAGCACGCCTGTCGCGAAGGGCGCCAGGCTTACTGGGTCTGCACCCTGATCGAAGAGTCAGACCTGCTGGAAGCCCAGGCCGCAGAAGCGAGCTGGGAGTCGCTGAAAACGGCGCTGCCCGGCCTGAATATCGGGCTGGTGCATGGCCGGATGAAACCGGCAGAGAAGCAGGCCGTCATGCAGGCGTTCAAGGCCAATGAGCTGCAGCTTCTGGTCGCGACCACCGTGATCGAGGTGGGCGTGGATGTGCCTAATGCCAGCCTGATGATCATCGAAAACCCGGAGCGGTTAGGGCTGGCGCAGCTGCATCAGCTACGGGGACGCGTAGGCCGCGGTGCCGTGGCATCCCACTGTGTACTGCTCTACAAAGCGCCCCTGAGCAAGACGGCGCAGAAGCGTCTGCAGGTGCTGCGCGACAGTAACGACGGCTTTGTCATTGCCCAGTTCGATCTGGAGATCCGTGGCCCCGGAGAGCTGCTGGGCACGCGCCAGACCGGGAACGCCGAATTTAAAGTCGCTGACCTGCTGCGCGATCAGGCGATGGTGCCGGAAGTGCAGCGCGTGGCGCGCCATATCCATCAACACTATCCCGAACAGGCCAGCGCCCTGATTGAACGCTGGCTGCCAGAGAACACCCGTTACACCAACGTCTGA
- a CDS encoding nucleobase:cation symporter-2 family protein, which yields MSITPQPDQPSAQHSELIYRLEDRPPLPQTLFAAGQHLLAMFVAVITPAILICQALGLPAEDTRHVISMSLFASGVASLLQIKTWGPVGSGLLSIQGTSFNFVTPLIMGGMALKNGGADVPAMMAALFGTLMVASCTEMVLSRVLHLARRIITPLVSGIVVMIIGLSLIQVGLTSIGGGFSAISDHTFGAPKNLMLAGAVLLVIVLLNRQKNPYLRVASLVIAMAVGYLLAWAMGMLPAAGLPDNQPLIVVPAPLYYGLGFDWNLLIPLMLVFMVTSLETIGDITATSDVSEQPVSGPLYMKRLKGGVLANGLNSFVSALFNTFPNSCFGQNNGVIQLTGVASRYVGFVVALMLIVLGLFPAVSGLVQMIPEPVLGGATIVMFGTIAASGVRIVSREPLNRRAIMIIALSLAVGLGVSQQPLILQFAPDWLKTLLSSGIAAGGITAIVLNLIFPQEK from the coding sequence ATGTCCATCACTCCGCAGCCAGACCAGCCCTCCGCCCAGCACAGCGAACTGATTTACCGTCTCGAAGATCGTCCACCGCTGCCGCAGACGCTGTTTGCCGCCGGTCAGCATCTGCTGGCGATGTTCGTTGCGGTGATTACCCCCGCGATTCTGATTTGTCAGGCGCTGGGCCTGCCCGCAGAGGATACCCGGCACGTTATCAGCATGTCGCTGTTTGCCTCGGGCGTCGCCTCGCTGCTGCAAATCAAAACCTGGGGGCCGGTCGGCTCGGGCCTGCTGTCGATTCAGGGCACGAGCTTTAACTTCGTGACGCCGCTGATCATGGGCGGGATGGCGCTGAAAAATGGCGGGGCTGACGTTCCCGCCATGATGGCTGCCCTGTTTGGCACGCTGATGGTCGCCTCCTGTACCGAAATGGTGTTGTCGCGCGTCCTCCATCTGGCCCGCCGGATTATCACGCCGCTGGTTTCAGGTATCGTCGTGATGATTATCGGCCTGTCGCTGATCCAGGTAGGACTGACCTCGATTGGCGGTGGCTTCAGCGCCATCAGCGACCACACCTTCGGCGCGCCAAAGAATCTGATGCTGGCGGGAGCCGTGCTGCTGGTGATTGTGCTGCTTAACCGGCAGAAAAACCCCTACCTGCGCGTGGCCTCGCTGGTGATTGCGATGGCGGTGGGTTATCTGCTGGCCTGGGCGATGGGGATGCTGCCTGCTGCGGGCTTACCGGACAATCAGCCGCTGATTGTGGTGCCTGCCCCGCTCTACTATGGTCTGGGCTTTGACTGGAATCTGCTTATCCCGCTGATGCTGGTGTTTATGGTGACCTCCCTGGAGACTATCGGCGATATCACCGCGACGTCCGATGTCTCCGAGCAGCCGGTCAGCGGCCCGCTCTACATGAAACGCCTGAAAGGGGGCGTGCTGGCGAATGGCCTTAACTCCTTTGTTTCCGCGCTGTTCAATACCTTCCCGAACTCCTGCTTCGGACAGAACAACGGGGTGATTCAGCTGACCGGTGTGGCCAGCCGCTACGTGGGCTTTGTGGTGGCGCTGATGCTGATTGTGCTGGGGCTGTTCCCGGCGGTCAGCGGTCTGGTGCAGATGATCCCTGAGCCGGTGCTCGGCGGCGCCACCATCGTGATGTTCGGCACCATCGCCGCATCGGGGGTTCGCATCGTGTCGCGCGAGCCGCTTAACCGTCGCGCCATCATGATTATCGCGCTGTCGCTGGCGGTGGGTCTGGGCGTTTCGCAGCAGCCGCTGATCCTGCAGTTTGCGCCGGACTGGCTGAAAACCCTGCTCTCTTCCGGCATCGCGGCGGGCGGTATCACCGCGATCGTTCTCAACCTGATTTTCCCGCAGGAGAAGTAA
- the gmk gene encoding guanylate kinase, giving the protein MAQGTLYIVSAPSGAGKSSLIQALLKTQPLYDTQVSVSHTTRGMRPGEVHGEHYFFVEKHEFEQMIAEDAFLEHARVFDNYYGTSRHAIEQVLATGVDVFLDIDWQGAQQIRARMPGARSIFVLPPSKEELDRRLRGRGQDSEEVITRRMAQAVAEMSHYAEYDYLIVNDDFDLALSDLKTIIRAERLRMARQKARHDALISKLLAV; this is encoded by the coding sequence ATGGCTCAAGGCACGCTCTATATTGTTTCTGCACCCAGCGGCGCAGGTAAATCCAGCCTGATTCAGGCACTGTTAAAGACCCAGCCGTTGTATGACACGCAGGTCTCTGTTTCGCATACGACGCGCGGTATGCGTCCGGGTGAAGTCCATGGCGAACATTACTTTTTTGTTGAGAAACATGAATTTGAGCAGATGATCGCGGAAGATGCCTTCCTCGAACATGCCCGGGTTTTCGACAACTATTACGGCACCTCGCGCCATGCAATTGAGCAGGTGCTGGCAACCGGCGTTGACGTGTTTCTGGATATCGACTGGCAGGGCGCGCAGCAGATTCGCGCCAGAATGCCCGGCGCACGCAGCATCTTCGTTCTGCCGCCTTCGAAAGAAGAGCTCGACCGCCGTCTGCGCGGACGCGGCCAGGACAGCGAAGAGGTAATCACGCGTCGTATGGCTCAGGCCGTAGCGGAAATGAGCCACTACGCCGAATATGACTATTTAATTGTGAATGATGATTTCGATCTGGCGCTGTCCGATCTGAAAACCATTATTCGCGCAGAACGTCTGCGTATGGCGCGTCAGAAGGCGCGTCACGATGCTTTAATCAGCAAACTGTTGGCAGTCTGA
- a CDS encoding AsmA family protein: MKFLGKFFLTILLLLLFTLVVIYVLLQTQWGAGWFSRWVSDKTEWHLSLSKIEHNFSSPSHIILDDFSFGHDGQPAVLVARRVDLGLALIQFSDPLHFSSLELRDGEVNLANLTAGSALPIQADRLQLNNMRVDSPDTALPLFARQVNGGIMPWKPVALDMLGRDARFQMSAGSMTLNEVPAENVLIQGSVSQGRMRIDNMGADLARGSMTGNGERDAQGNWKVNQLRLNDIRLQTASSLKDFLHRLQVVPSLAITRLDLTDARLQGPDWAVTDLDLTLRNVNWQNDDWQSNDGSLALNASNFINGGFELNDPIINLDFSPQGVALTQFSSRWANGVIRADGEWSRSDKRLTLKNLAVAGLEYTLPQDWRDRWQATLPAWLESVEVTRFTSNRNLVIDINPAFPFQLTSLDGTGENLRLAQQHQWGIWSGKLSLNAAESTFNRTDLRHPSIALSADAQQIQVTELSAFSNKGLLEGTATLGQQPARPLTLQLTGRAVPVNVLQNWGWPALPLTGDSNMQLQLRAALAAGQPLRPSVNGTLSVVTDSQQVQQTMQAGEVR; this comes from the coding sequence ATGAAATTTCTTGGAAAGTTTTTCCTCACCATACTTTTGCTGCTGCTGTTCACCCTGGTGGTGATCTATGTTCTGCTGCAGACACAGTGGGGTGCAGGCTGGTTCAGCCGTTGGGTGAGCGACAAAACCGAATGGCATCTCTCCCTGAGCAAAATTGAACACAATTTCTCGTCGCCCTCTCACATCATTCTGGATGACTTCAGCTTTGGTCACGACGGGCAGCCTGCGGTGCTGGTCGCCAGACGGGTCGATCTGGGCCTGGCGCTGATTCAGTTCAGCGATCCGCTGCACTTCAGCAGCCTGGAACTGCGCGATGGCGAGGTCAATCTGGCCAATCTGACGGCAGGCAGCGCGCTGCCGATTCAGGCCGATCGTCTGCAACTCAATAATATGCGTGTCGACAGCCCTGATACTGCGCTGCCGCTGTTTGCCCGCCAGGTAAATGGCGGCATCATGCCGTGGAAACCTGTTGCCCTGGATATGCTGGGCCGCGATGCCCGCTTCCAGATGAGCGCGGGCAGCATGACGCTGAATGAGGTGCCGGCTGAAAACGTCCTGATCCAGGGCAGCGTGTCCCAGGGCCGGATGCGCATCGACAATATGGGGGCCGACCTGGCGCGCGGTTCCATGACCGGTAACGGTGAACGCGACGCCCAGGGCAACTGGAAAGTGAATCAGCTGCGCCTGAACGACATCCGCCTGCAGACCGCCAGCAGCCTGAAGGATTTCCTGCACAGGTTACAGGTGGTGCCCTCTCTTGCCATTACCCGGCTGGACCTGACCGATGCCCGCCTGCAGGGGCCGGACTGGGCGGTGACGGATCTTGATCTGACGCTGAGAAACGTGAACTGGCAGAACGACGACTGGCAGAGTAACGATGGTTCGCTGGCGCTGAATGCCAGCAACTTTATCAACGGCGGCTTTGAGCTGAACGATCCCATTATCAACCTGGATTTCTCTCCGCAGGGTGTGGCGCTGACCCAGTTCAGTTCGCGCTGGGCGAACGGGGTGATCCGGGCTGACGGTGAGTGGTCACGCAGCGATAAGCGTCTGACGCTGAAAAATCTGGCGGTGGCCGGACTGGAATATACCCTGCCGCAGGACTGGCGCGACCGCTGGCAGGCCACGCTGCCCGCCTGGCTGGAGAGTGTCGAGGTGACGCGCTTCACCTCGAACCGTAACCTGGTCATCGATATTAATCCCGCGTTTCCCTTCCAGCTGACCTCTCTGGATGGCACCGGCGAAAACCTGCGGCTGGCGCAGCAGCATCAGTGGGGGATCTGGTCAGGTAAACTCAGCCTGAATGCGGCCGAGTCGACCTTTAACCGCACCGACCTGCGCCATCCGTCGATTGCGCTGAGTGCCGATGCGCAGCAGATTCAGGTGACCGAGTTGAGTGCGTTCAGTAACAAAGGCCTGCTGGAAGGCACCGCTACCCTGGGCCAGCAGCCTGCCCGGCCGCTGACGCTGCAGCTGACGGGGCGTGCCGTGCCGGTCAATGTGTTACAGAACTGGGGATGGCCGGCGTTGCCGTTAACCGGTGACAGCAATATGCAGCTGCAGCTGCGCGCGGCGCTCGCCGCAGGTCAGCCGCTGCGTCCCTCGGTTAATGGCACGTTATCGGTGGTCACCGACAGTCAGCAGGTGCAGCAGACGATGCAGGCGGGCGAAGTCCGTTAA
- the rpoZ gene encoding DNA-directed RNA polymerase subunit omega, which yields MARVTVQDAVEKVGNRFDLVLVAARRARQMQVGGKDPLVPEENDKPTVIALREIEEGLVTNQILDVRDRQEQQEQEAAELQAVTAIAEGRR from the coding sequence ATGGCACGCGTAACCGTTCAGGACGCAGTAGAAAAAGTTGGTAATCGTTTTGACCTGGTGTTGGTCGCTGCACGTCGTGCACGTCAGATGCAGGTAGGCGGCAAAGATCCGCTGGTTCCGGAAGAGAACGATAAGCCGACCGTTATCGCCCTGCGCGAAATCGAAGAAGGTCTGGTCACCAATCAGATTTTAGATGTGCGTGATCGTCAGGAACAGCAAGAGCAGGAAGCCGCTGAGTTACAGGCCGTTACCGCTATCGCTGAAGGTCGTCGTTAA
- the fabY gene encoding fatty acid biosynthesis protein FabY: MYHLRVPQTAEELDIYYQFRWEMLRKPLRQPQGSERDAWDALAHHQMVVDEQGNPVAIGRLYINADNEAAIRFMAVHPSVQGKGLGTLVAMTLESVARQEGVKRVTCSAREDAVAFFAKLGYINQGEITAPQTTPVRHFLMIKPVVTLDDILHRADWCGQLQQAWYDHIPLSEKMGVRILQFTGQKFITTMPEAGNQNPHHTLFAGSLFSLATLTGWGLIWLLLRERHLGGTIILADAHIRYSQPISGRPGAIADLGSLSGDLDRLARGRKARVQLEVELFGDDERGAVFEGVYIVLPADPDGPLEEGGSGARIN, translated from the coding sequence ATGTATCACCTTCGTGTGCCACAGACGGCGGAAGAGCTGGATATCTATTATCAGTTCCGCTGGGAGATGTTACGTAAGCCGCTGCGCCAGCCGCAGGGGTCGGAACGTGACGCGTGGGATGCCCTGGCGCATCATCAGATGGTGGTTGATGAGCAGGGAAACCCGGTCGCCATTGGTCGTCTCTACATCAATGCCGACAACGAGGCCGCGATCCGGTTTATGGCCGTCCATCCCTCGGTGCAGGGCAAAGGCCTGGGGACGCTGGTGGCGATGACGCTGGAGTCGGTGGCGCGCCAGGAGGGGGTCAAGCGGGTCACCTGCAGCGCCCGTGAGGATGCCGTCGCCTTCTTCGCCAAACTCGGCTACATCAATCAGGGCGAGATCACCGCACCGCAGACCACGCCGGTACGCCACTTCCTGATGATCAAACCGGTCGTCACCCTTGACGATATCCTGCACCGCGCCGACTGGTGCGGTCAGCTGCAACAGGCCTGGTACGATCATATCCCGCTCAGCGAGAAGATGGGGGTGCGTATCCTGCAGTTTACCGGGCAGAAATTTATCACCACCATGCCGGAAGCGGGCAACCAGAATCCTCATCATACCCTGTTCGCTGGCAGCCTCTTCTCTCTGGCTACGCTGACCGGCTGGGGACTGATCTGGCTGCTGCTGCGTGAGCGCCATCTGGGCGGCACCATCATTCTGGCGGATGCGCACATCCGCTACAGCCAGCCCATCAGCGGACGACCGGGCGCCATTGCCGACCTCGGCTCCTTAAGCGGCGATCTCGACCGGCTGGCGCGCGGACGTAAAGCGCGCGTGCAGCTTGAAGTCGAACTCTTTGGGGATGATGAGCGTGGCGCGGTGTTTGAAGGGGTCTATATCGTTCTGCCTGCCGATCCCGACGGGCCGCTGGAGGAGGGCGGGTCCGGCGCGCGAATCAACTGA